Genomic segment of Populus nigra chromosome 14, ddPopNigr1.1, whole genome shotgun sequence:
TGAGAAAATTAATTCCCTGAAGTTTAGAATATTTCATATTGTTGCTGGGATTTTCAAGCATAGTACTGTATGAAACGAGTAGATGCTTGTGCACCATACGTTCAACGTTCTGAGTTAGGGATAGGGCTTATGCAACAAGCAGGCACAACGATACTAAAACGAAACAAggagaaaacaaattaataaaataaaaatccccCCAGCAAAAATTGAAGTTTCGTGATCATCCTGTCCACACCAATGCAGCACATAATCATCAAGAGTAAACATTTAACTTAATTGTTATCCGTAGAGTGCAAAATCTCCAGTTTTCCCTAAAATAATCACTTAATTGCCTATGTTATACTACTTTGATTACCCTCTTCTGCGCTGGCTGAAACTCTCTTGGGGTTTTCTTCAGTGCTCACCTTCTTCCCATACCTAACATTATTCCTGAGTGGCATATCCATCGCCTGGTAAATAGACGCAAGAGACctgtatcttttctttcttggtcGAGCAACCTCCTCTTCTATCCCGAAAATCTCTTCAATCATCCTCGAAGTGATCTCGTTTTGGCTGCTTCGATCGGACTCCTGATCATCTTCAAAACCACTTTCATTCTCGTTCTTCCTCCCCTTCTTGTTGCTGCTACTGCTGTTGTCTTCACCGCTTAGCTGGACGAGTTGTTGTGCTGCAGCCACGTCCGAGTCTGTGAAGGTCTTGGGATGGATTGCACACAAGGCTTTCAATTCTGCCATTGCCATGGCCGCCACCAGGattcaagagagagagaataattAAGCTTGTTGTTTCAGTCATCTATTTCTTCCATATTTTAGACGGTTTTATTGATTTCGGTTTATGGGTTTGACATGGGCGCAGAGATAGCGCGTTTTGAGGGTATATACGTGTGTCGTATGAAAGAAATTAACTGCAAGGTTGATTCTTTGAAGATGGCAGGAAGATGCGTAGGATAGATGCGTAGGATTATTTTAAGACTTGAAACCCACATCATATGTAAGACTTCTTCTAACTTCTTGCTTCTTTGGGCTCCACAAGATTGACCCAAGTCATCAATTAATGCAAATTAGTACCTGAAGATCAGGTCCCAGTAATATTCACAAGATTTTCGAGTCATTGGGTTTACACGTCCTGAtctgttttccttgaatttgAGCCCTAGCTAGCTCCACGAGATTTTCAAACCAAGGAACATTTTTTATGgtgctttcttgtttttcttactTTGTCGCTATTTGGATTATATATGGAAAAATAGCAATGGAGAATGTTGACTGCTTTTCAATGAAGCTCTTCTTTCCCCTCCCAACAAGTCTTGCTGCTATGTTTGGGGTTTTGCTTGACTTCTGTACTGTTCAGCATGATTTAAGAATAATCGATCTTGGATCCGTTTCCTTCGGTGCAATATCTAAATGGAAGCACTAACCTTAATCTTggattagtatttaaaaatagaaatatcacCTCGCATTCTCTTAGCAAAACCAAATTCAATTGATAGTTAAGTATGATTTCTCCCTTCTAATTATCTGATTAGGATCCAATTAATCTCCAGTTAAGAAAAGtagattttttatgaattttctaGTATTTACATGGATTGTTTGCTCTCAACATATGAAGAAATAGACTTACTCTTGACGTACTAAAACTAGTTTGAGGCTTCTTCTAGtcataaattcattaaaaaaaaaaatagaatatgaaatcattgacaaaataattattatattttttatttttcttaaaaattttcttttcccatTTTCAAAATGGGATTTGGGgagtatatattttatttggcaatgaacaaattaaatgcaaataaaataattaatactatATTACTACATGTGTTGATTGCATGGTGCGCcatgtaatatatattactAACCAAACCTTTTCAGGAGcacatttttaatttgaatggtGTAATGACTGACAAACAAATGTTATTGTTATTTAGTTGAATAATTTTGACACTACACGTTAGACAACAgcttatatgattttttttaaggttggaaGTTaagatttttcaataaaaaggaaaaatattaatattaattagttatttacCTTCTATACTAAAAGATTTGGCCTTCTTTGTGAAGCTTT
This window contains:
- the LOC133672337 gene encoding uncharacterized protein LOC133672337; the encoded protein is MAMAELKALCAIHPKTFTDSDVAAAQQLVQLSGEDNSSSSNKKGRKNENESGFEDDQESDRSSQNEITSRMIEEIFGIEEEVARPRKKRYRSLASIYQAMDMPLRNNVRYGKKVSTEENPKRVSASAEEGNQSSIT